One Cryptomeria japonica chromosome 9, Sugi_1.0, whole genome shotgun sequence genomic window carries:
- the LOC131050659 gene encoding probable LRR receptor-like serine/threonine-protein kinase At1g56130, with amino-acid sequence MYAQFGPFLSYDQGTRKLRDFNIKETAGDSNVAIKETYNVSETENVLDVHLFWAGKGTFGIPSDWTRGPLVSAIRVTPEFKATIGIESSSNNNRRTTGIIIGVIVGVGVLLCLFLVLVRKRRRNRKFSSGYDSEDFKNMAGKAHLFSLSEMKIATKDFDIENKVGEGGFGVVYKGVLQNGNLVAVKKLSSMSGQGKREFLNEVATISAVQHWNLVKLHGCCIEDEHRLLVFEYMPNNSLGQALFGSIRSKLSLDWPMRLNICLEVARGLAYLHEESRIRIIHRDIKPNNILLDEYLNPKIADFGLARLYDAAKSHISTRVAGTIGYLAPEYALRGHLTEKADVFSFGVVALEVASNRSHEDRNLRDEMVYLLDLAWQLYEEGRLLDLVDTSVLSTCSGEEVVRVIHVALLCTQATPTQRPSMSQVVAMLGGAMEINPPQCRPGYIKDWQLTGQNGNTTSRGDGKSWTWSMSLTMESRSENL; translated from the exons GGAACTCGAAAGTTACGAGATTTCAATATCAAGGAGACTGCTGGAGACTCAAATGTGGCAATTAAAGAGACCTATAATGTCAGTGAGACTGAAAACGTCCTTGACGTGCATCTTTTTTGGGCTGGAAAGGGAACTTTTGGCATCCCATCTGACTGGACACGTGGACCTTTAGTGTCAGCAATTAGGGTTACTCCTG AATTCAAGGCAACTATCGGCATCGAAAGTTCCAGTAACAACAACCGAAGAACCACTGGAATTATTATTGGAGTTATTGTTGGGGTTGGCGTTCTACTATGCTTATTCTTAGTGCTTGTAAGAAAAAGGAGAAGGAATAGAAAATTTTCTTCAGGCTATGACAGCGAAG ATTTCAAGAATATGGCTGGAAAAGCTCATCTTTTCAGTTTATCAGAAATGAAAATAGCAACAAAAGATTTCGATATTGAAAATAAAGTAGGAGAGGGCGGGTTTGGGGTGGTTTACAAG GGTGTGCTACAAAATGGAAATCTTGTGGCAGTAAAGAAGCTGTCCTCCATGTCTGGTCAAGGAAAACGGGAATTTCTAAATGAGGTGGCCACAATATCTGCTGTGCAACACTGGAATCTCGTCAAACTCCATGGGTGTTGTATTGAAGACGAACACCGGCTCCTGGTCTTTGAATATATGCCTAACAACAGTCTAGGGCAAGCTTTATTTG GTTCTATTCGATCTAAGCTAAGCCTTGATTGGCCTATGCGGCTTAACATTTGCCTTGAAGTTGCACGTGGGTTGGCATATCTTCATGAAGAATCGAGAATTAGAATTATACATCGAGACATCAAACCAAATAACATCCTTCTAGATGAATATCTAAATCCAAAAATAGCTGATTTTGGATTGGCGAGGCTCTATGATGCTGCGAAAAGTCACATCAGTACGAGAGTGGCAGGAACAAT CGGATATCTAGCTCCAGAGTATGCTTTACGTGGACATCTCACGGAGAAAGCTGACGTATTTAGCTTTGGAGTAGTTGCTCTCGAAGTTGCTAGCAACAGAAGTCATGAAGATAGGAACTTGCGAGATGAGATGGTCTATCTTCTCGATTTG GCCTGGCAATTGTACGAGGAGGGGAGACTTCTAGATTTGGTTGATACCAGCGTTCTTTCCACTTGCTCCGGAGAAGAAGTTGTGAGAGTGATTCACGTGGCTCTTTTATGTACACAGGCAACTCCCACGCAACGACCTTCAATGTCACAGGTCGTTGCCATGCTAGGAGGGGCAATGGAAATTAATCCACCACAATGCCGCCCTGGATATATCAAAGACTGGCAGCTTACAGGACAGAATGGCAACACTACAAGCAGGGGAGATGGAAAATCGTGGACATGGAGCATGAGCCTGACAATGGAGAGTAGATCAGAAAACTTGTAA